Proteins encoded by one window of Fervidobacterium sp.:
- the cas5b gene encoding type I-B CRISPR-associated protein Cas5b → MDRVIVFEISSKMAHFRKFYTNSSSLSYFFPPKTTLAGMVAAFLGYQKDSYYELFDESAKIAVEIVNPLRKKIQVVNYLFVKSPSDLNGISGGTQIPLEFVLPIKFEEDVVYRIYFYHQSMEIYQELKRTLEQEKYRYPLYMGLSELPAVAKYIGEFEVDTLSSDKEVEIASVIPSDSISNIAKIMQKNKSIYKDRMPVEFTKERKLRKVKDYIFSPDGTTIHTTLSTNSYLVKDLGKSIVPM, encoded by the coding sequence ATGGATAGAGTTATTGTATTTGAAATATCTTCCAAAATGGCGCACTTTCGGAAGTTTTACACCAATTCGTCATCACTTTCATACTTTTTTCCGCCGAAAACAACGTTAGCTGGGATGGTAGCAGCTTTCTTAGGGTATCAGAAAGATAGCTATTATGAGTTGTTTGACGAAAGTGCAAAAATAGCTGTTGAAATAGTTAACCCACTTAGAAAAAAAATACAGGTTGTGAATTACTTATTTGTTAAATCTCCATCGGACTTAAACGGCATTTCAGGTGGTACACAAATACCATTGGAGTTTGTTTTACCTATTAAATTTGAAGAAGATGTTGTCTACAGAATCTACTTTTACCATCAAAGCATGGAAATCTACCAGGAATTAAAAAGAACACTTGAGCAAGAAAAATACAGATATCCGTTGTACATGGGATTGTCAGAACTGCCAGCTGTTGCCAAATACATCGGTGAGTTTGAAGTGGATACGCTCTCGAGCGATAAAGAAGTAGAGATTGCTAGTGTTATCCCTTCTGACTCAATATCTAACATTGCAAAAATCATGCAAAAAAACAAAAGTATTTATAAAGATAGAATGCCTGTCGAGTTCACAAAAGAACGAAAGCTGAGAAAAGTGAAAGATTACATTTTTAGTCCAGATGGCACTACGATTCACACAACTTTATCAACCAATTCTTATCTTGTAAAAGACTTGGGAAAAAGCATTGTGCCCATGTGA